In candidate division WOR-3 bacterium, the genomic window GACAGATACTTTGACATGGAATAATTATGATGTTTTAATCCTTTCATCAGGTCTTGATGTAGTTACAGTTGCACAGGATAATGTTTATGGACCTAAAATGAGAAGTGCTTTAAAAAATTTTGTTTCAAGAGGAGGTAAACTTCTTGTGGAAGGAGGTGAGATAGGTTTTGATGCACAAGTATGGAATCCAGATTTTGGAACTCAGGTATTACATATAAATGACTGGGATTCTGATTATCCTGGAAATCTTAATCTCTATTTACCTAATCATCCAATAGCCAATTCCCCCAATACTTTGCCTTCTCAGATTGTTGGTAATTTCAGCGGGCAGTGGGGAGTAGCTGATGCCCTTAAACTTGAGTTTGATGCCTATTTTGTTTATAACTGGACAAGTTATCAGAATGATGGTGGTATTATTGTTCATGATACGAATCAAGGGGAACCGAATGTTGTATTTATGTCAATAAATATACTTTCTATTTCTGATAGAACTGTTGCAAAAGCTCTCCTTGAGAACTGTGTAGAGTATCTACTTGGGCCCGTTGATATAAAGGAAACTCAAAAACCTTTAAAGTTTTCCTTTGATATTAAGAAAATTGGAAGGGATATAAAAATTAATTTTACTCTTGATGAATCACAGAGAGTGGAGATAAAGGTTTTTGATGTAACAGGAAGAAAAAATTATGGTTATTCAAAAATGCTTAAAAGAGGCACATACACTCATTCCATAATTAACTTAAAACCAGGAATTTATTTTGTATCTTTTAAAACTGATAAAAATTTAAGGGAGATAAAAAAAGCTGTAATATTAAAGTAAATAAAACACAAACACATAGAAAACATAAAAGAAAAATTTAAAAGTATTAAACAGTATAGAGTGAAAATATAATTACAGGAATAAAAAGAAGAAAAAAGGCTATACTTCTGAAAATTCCTAAAAGGGAAAATAAGCCTCTTATTTTGAATAATTTTCCTCCTATTTTATGTGTTTTATTCCAGACAATTTCATTTAAACCAGTTTCTTTCTTTTTTCAGAGAGAATTACAATATAAAAAAACAAAATAAAAAGTCCAGTCGGGAAAATAAATTGGGTCTTATTTTAATTCCAAAATTCCAGAGTATTACTTGTAAGTGAAGTGGAAGCATAAAGAAAAAAAAATAGAATAACAAATCCATTGTAGTATTTTCTGAATTTTTCAATGTTTTCTTTCAATGGATCTATTCTCGGAATAGCAATAAAAAGTAAGAAAAGTCAAAAGAATTTTGACATATAGCCATTCACTTCTCCCTTTACATTCCAGTGTGATGCCATTTTTTCAGGCATCTGAGTGTAAAAATATAAACTAATTATAAAAGTGAGTAAGTAATATACTTTTAGATTTTGCCCCTTATTCATTACAGTGATTTATCTCTATAGTAATATGAGCAAGTTCTTTAATTTCCTTTAATTTATTTTTATAATCTCCTATTGTTAGTGGATTTTTGGCAACTATACTTAAAATACAGGCATATTTATTCTGACTTACCCTTAAAATATGTAAATCACTGATTTTACTATCGCCATCAGATTCTATTATTTTTATTATTTCTCTCACAATTGGTGAATCCATTTCTCTGTCTAAGAGAATAAAAGTAGTATCTTTAATAAGTAAAAATGTCCATCTGAGTATTAAAAATGATCCAATTATACCCATTAAAGGGTCAAGCCAGTTCCAGCCAAAATATTTTGCTCCAAGTAAGGCAAGGATTGCAAAAAGTGATGTTAGACCATCTGCAAGAACATGAAGGTATGCTGATTTTAAATTCAGATCCATTTTATGATGGTGATAATGTTCTTCATCATTATGAATGTGATTTTCATGTTCATAACCGAGTATCAGGGCGCTTATGATATTTACTATTAGGCCGAGGAAGGCAACTATTAATGCCTGGTTATAGGATATTTTTAAGGGTTTAAAAAATCTTTCAATAGATGCTCCAAGGAGGAAAAGTCCTGCAACTCCTAAAAGAATTGCACTTGTATAAGCTGCCAATATTTCAATTTTCCATGAGCCGAAGGTGAATCTTTTATCATTTGATAATTTTCTTGAAAGAATATATCCAATTAGGGATATGCTTAAAGCAGTGGCATGCGTACTCATATGCCATCCATCGGCAAAGAGAGCCATTGAGTTAAAAATCCATCCTGCAATGATTTCAATAAGCATTGTGATGGTTGTAAGAATAACAACAAAAAGAGCTTTTTGTTCAGCGGATTTTTTATCCTGATTAAAGTAGTGTTCGTGTTGCCACCGCTTTAAATCTGTAAGATGCATAAATTTTACC contains:
- the dmeF gene encoding CDF family Co(II)/Ni(II) efflux transporter DmeF, which translates into the protein MNEVKFMHLTDLKRWQHEHYFNQDKKSAEQKALFVVILTTITMLIEIIAGWIFNSMALFADGWHMSTHATALSISLIGYILSRKLSNDKRFTFGSWKIEILAAYTSAILLGVAGLFLLGASIERFFKPLKISYNQALIVAFLGLIVNIISALILGYEHENHIHNDEEHYHHHKMDLNLKSAYLHVLADGLTSLFAILALLGAKYFGWNWLDPLMGIIGSFLILRWTFLLIKDTTFILLDREMDSPIVREIIKIIESDGDSKISDLHILRVSQNKYACILSIVAKNPLTIGDYKNKLKEIKELAHITIEINHCNE